The Pseudomonas parafulva genome window below encodes:
- a CDS encoding DUF4823 domain-containing protein translates to MRSLVLLLALMALGGCMKVSDMGEGVRYQLSDAGLLDHSDTTRTLSVRLQPDSFIFIGQGAFVPPGKGPVPRQNAVADEAFKSFVEYFPLVRRAKAPLGLEEAIAEARSVGAHYVLYTRFARTDDRIGNGDEWYDEQAVDRLGWDTGVVQMMLIETSTRYLIDTARIKSRGGLLTFHDNTPQDLLAEPMREYARSLLGMSR, encoded by the coding sequence ATGCGTAGCCTGGTCTTGCTGCTGGCGCTGATGGCGTTGGGCGGCTGCATGAAAGTCAGCGACATGGGGGAGGGGGTGCGCTACCAGTTGAGCGATGCGGGTCTGCTCGACCACAGTGACACGACGCGCACCCTGTCGGTCCGTCTGCAGCCTGACTCTTTCATCTTCATTGGCCAAGGCGCATTCGTTCCGCCGGGTAAAGGCCCGGTACCCAGACAGAACGCCGTCGCTGACGAGGCGTTCAAGAGCTTCGTCGAGTACTTTCCGCTGGTACGTCGCGCGAAGGCTCCCCTGGGTCTGGAAGAAGCCATTGCTGAAGCTCGTTCGGTCGGCGCCCATTATGTGCTCTACACCCGGTTCGCCCGTACGGATGATCGCATCGGCAACGGTGACGAATGGTATGACGAGCAGGCTGTAGATCGTCTTGGCTGGGACACTGGCGTCGTGCAGATGATGCTGATTGAAACCAGCACTCGATATCTGATCGACACTGCGCGGATCAAGAGTCGCGGCGGTTTGTTGACGTTCCACGACAATACGCCCCAGGATTTGCTCGCTGAGCCGATGCGCGAGTACGCTCGCAGTCTTCTTGGGATGAGTCGTTAA
- a CDS encoding DUF1285 domain-containing protein, whose product MTGEGKASDILGQIPKDKGLPPVHLWNPDFCGDIDMRIARDGTWYYLGTPIGRKPMVRLFSTILRRDGDDYFLVTPVEKVGIRVDDAPFVAVSMQVEGEGEGQVLRFISNVDDQAEAGPEHPLRVHTCADTGEPAPYLLMRSNLEALIHRNVFYQLVDLAVPRMIEGQSWLGVWSHGQFYPLGRAD is encoded by the coding sequence ATGACGGGTGAGGGCAAGGCCAGTGACATCCTCGGGCAAATTCCCAAGGACAAAGGGCTGCCGCCCGTGCATCTCTGGAACCCTGATTTCTGCGGCGATATCGACATGCGCATCGCCCGTGACGGTACGTGGTATTACTTGGGTACCCCCATCGGGCGCAAGCCCATGGTTCGGCTGTTTTCCACTATCCTGCGGCGTGATGGGGACGATTACTTCCTGGTGACGCCGGTCGAGAAGGTCGGCATTCGTGTCGACGACGCGCCGTTCGTGGCTGTCTCGATGCAGGTCGAGGGTGAAGGCGAGGGTCAGGTATTGCGTTTTATCAGCAATGTCGACGACCAAGCCGAAGCCGGACCAGAACATCCTTTGCGCGTGCACACCTGCGCTGACACGGGCGAGCCAGCGCCTTATCTGCTGATGCGCAGCAACCTGGAGGCACTGATCCACCGCAACGTGTTCTACCAATTGGTGGACCTTGCAGTGCCACGGATGATAGAGGGCCAGTCTTGGCTTGGCGTGTGGAGTCACGGTCAGTTCTACCCGTTGGGGCGAGCCGACTGA
- a CDS encoding amino acid aminotransferase: MSLFSAVELAPRDPILGLNEAFNADPRTDKVNLGVGVYCNEEGRIPLLRAVIEAETQRAAQRASRGYLPIDGIASYDQAVQKLLFGAESPLLAAGRVVTVQAVGGTGALKIGADFLKRLSPTATVAISDPSWENHRALFESAGFPVQNYRYYDAANNDVNRVGMLEDLNSLPSGSIIVLHACCHNPTGVDLSLDDWKNVLEVVKAKNHIPFLDMAYQGFGDGIAEDALAVRLFAESGLDFFVSSSFSKSFSLYGERVGALSIVTGSKDESTRVLSQVKRVIRTTYSNPPTHGATIVATVLNNAELRQMWETELGEMRERIHGMRKQMVELLAQYGAKRDFSFVGRQVGMFSYSGLTVEQVARLKNEFGIYALDTGRIAVAALNQSNIHVVTKAIVEVL, encoded by the coding sequence ATGAGCCTGTTTTCCGCTGTCGAGCTGGCACCCCGCGATCCCATTCTGGGCCTCAACGAAGCCTTCAATGCCGACCCACGCACCGACAAGGTGAATCTGGGCGTTGGTGTTTACTGCAACGAGGAAGGTCGCATCCCGCTACTGCGTGCGGTGATCGAGGCTGAAACCCAGCGTGCAGCCCAACGGGCCTCGCGCGGCTACCTGCCGATCGACGGTATCGCCAGCTACGATCAAGCCGTGCAGAAGCTGCTGTTCGGTGCAGAATCCCCGTTACTCGCTGCCGGCCGCGTGGTTACCGTACAGGCCGTCGGCGGTACCGGCGCCCTGAAGATCGGCGCCGACTTCCTCAAGCGTCTGTCGCCCACCGCCACCGTCGCCATCAGCGATCCGAGCTGGGAAAACCACCGCGCCCTGTTCGAGTCGGCCGGTTTTCCTGTGCAGAACTACCGCTACTACGACGCTGCGAATAACGACGTCAATCGCGTCGGCATGCTCGAAGACCTGAACAGCCTGCCCTCGGGCTCGATCATCGTCCTGCACGCCTGCTGCCATAACCCAACGGGTGTCGACCTGTCGCTCGACGACTGGAAGAACGTGCTGGAAGTGGTCAAAGCCAAAAACCATATCCCATTCCTGGACATGGCCTACCAGGGCTTCGGCGACGGCATCGCCGAAGACGCGCTCGCGGTGCGTCTTTTCGCCGAATCGGGTCTGGACTTCTTCGTCTCCAGCTCGTTCTCCAAATCGTTCTCGCTGTACGGCGAGCGCGTAGGCGCCCTGTCGATCGTCACCGGCTCCAAGGACGAAAGCACCCGCGTGCTGTCACAGGTCAAGCGTGTGATCCGCACCACCTACTCCAACCCACCGACCCATGGCGCTACCATCGTCGCCACCGTACTCAACAACGCCGAACTGCGGCAGATGTGGGAAACCGAGCTAGGCGAGATGCGCGAACGCATCCATGGCATGCGCAAGCAGATGGTCGAATTGCTGGCCCAATATGGCGCCAAGCGCGACTTCAGCTTTGTCGGCCGTCAGGTCGGAATGTTCTCGTACTCCGGATTGACCGTCGAGCAAGTGGCACGCCTGAAGAACGAGTTCGGCATTTATGCGCTGGACACCGGACGCATCGCTGTGGCTGCGCTGAATCAGAGCAACATCCACGTGGTGACCAAAGCTATCGTCGAAGTGCTGTAA
- the uvrB gene encoding excinuclease ABC subunit UvrB — protein MSEFQLVTRFQPAGDQPEAIRLMVEGLEAGLSHQTLLGVTGSGKTFSIANVIQQVQRPTMVLAPNKTLAAQLYGEFKAFFPNNAVEYFVSYYDYYQPEAYVPSSDTFIEKDASINDHIEQMRLSATKALLERRDAIIVTTVSCIYGLGSPETYLKMVLHIDRGDKLDQRALLRRLADLQYTRNEMDFARATFRVRGDVIDIFPAESDLEAIRIELFDDEVENIAAFDPLTGEVIRKLPRFTFYPKSHYVTPRETLLDAVDGIKQELSERLEYLNKANKLVESQRLEQRTRFDLEMILELGYCNGIENYSRYLSGRPSGAPPPTLYDYLPADALLVIDESHVSVPQVGAMYKGDRSRKETLVEYGFRLPSALDNRPMRFDEWESVSPQTIFVSATPGPYEEAHAGRVVEQVVRPTGLVDPEVEIRPALTQVDDLLSEIGKRVAAGERVLATTLTKRMAEDLSDYLADHGVRVRYLHSDIDTVERVEIIRDLRLGTFDVLVGINLLREGLDMPEVSLVAILDADKEGFLRSERSLIQTIGRAARNLNGKAILYADQITGSMQRAIDETERRRTKQVAFNEANGIVPKGVVKDITDILEGATVPGARSKKRKGMAKAAEEAARYEAELKTPGEITKRIKVLEEKMFQMARDLEFEAAAQLRDEIGQLRARLISS, from the coding sequence ATGTCCGAGTTCCAGCTCGTCACGCGCTTCCAGCCGGCCGGTGATCAGCCCGAGGCCATTCGTCTGATGGTCGAGGGGCTGGAGGCGGGGCTGTCGCACCAGACGCTGCTCGGCGTCACCGGCTCTGGCAAAACCTTCAGCATCGCCAACGTCATCCAGCAGGTGCAGCGTCCAACCATGGTCCTGGCGCCCAATAAAACGTTGGCAGCCCAGCTGTATGGTGAGTTCAAGGCGTTTTTCCCGAACAACGCGGTCGAATACTTCGTTTCTTATTACGACTACTACCAGCCCGAAGCCTATGTGCCGTCTTCGGACACCTTCATCGAGAAAGATGCGTCGATCAACGACCACATCGAACAGATGCGCCTGTCGGCGACCAAGGCCCTGCTCGAGCGACGCGACGCGATCATCGTTACGACGGTGTCCTGCATCTATGGTCTGGGCAGCCCGGAAACCTACCTGAAGATGGTGCTGCACATCGACCGCGGCGACAAGCTCGATCAGCGCGCGTTGCTACGCCGGCTGGCTGACCTGCAGTACACCCGCAACGAGATGGATTTTGCCCGTGCGACGTTCCGTGTCAGGGGTGATGTGATCGATATTTTCCCGGCTGAATCGGACCTCGAAGCCATTCGTATCGAGCTGTTCGATGACGAGGTGGAGAACATCGCCGCTTTCGATCCGCTCACCGGCGAGGTCATTCGCAAGCTGCCGCGTTTCACGTTCTATCCCAAGAGCCATTATGTGACCCCTCGGGAAACGCTGCTCGACGCGGTCGATGGCATCAAGCAGGAGCTCAGCGAGCGCCTGGAGTATCTGAACAAGGCCAACAAGCTGGTGGAGTCACAGCGCCTCGAACAGCGTACTCGTTTCGACCTGGAGATGATTCTCGAACTGGGCTATTGCAACGGTATCGAAAACTACTCCCGCTACCTCTCCGGTCGCCCATCGGGGGCTCCGCCGCCCACGCTTTATGACTATCTGCCGGCCGATGCCCTGTTGGTCATCGACGAATCCCACGTTAGCGTGCCCCAGGTCGGGGCCATGTACAAAGGCGACCGTTCGCGCAAGGAAACCCTGGTGGAGTACGGTTTTCGGCTGCCTTCTGCGCTGGACAACCGACCTATGCGTTTCGACGAGTGGGAGTCGGTCAGCCCGCAGACCATATTCGTTTCTGCGACACCCGGGCCCTACGAAGAGGCGCACGCCGGCCGAGTGGTCGAACAGGTGGTGCGCCCGACCGGCCTGGTCGACCCCGAGGTCGAGATTCGGCCGGCCTTGACTCAGGTCGATGATCTGTTATCCGAGATCGGCAAGCGTGTGGCAGCCGGTGAGCGAGTGCTCGCCACGACCTTGACCAAGCGCATGGCCGAAGACCTGAGTGACTATCTGGCCGATCACGGCGTGCGCGTTCGCTATCTGCACTCGGACATCGACACCGTGGAACGCGTTGAAATCATCCGCGATCTGCGTCTTGGAACCTTCGATGTGCTGGTGGGCATCAACCTGCTGCGCGAAGGTCTGGACATGCCCGAGGTATCGCTGGTAGCGATCCTCGACGCCGACAAGGAGGGCTTCCTGCGCTCCGAGCGTTCACTCATCCAGACCATTGGCCGTGCGGCGCGAAACCTGAACGGCAAGGCCATCCTGTACGCCGATCAGATCACCGGATCCATGCAGCGGGCGATCGACGAGACCGAGCGGCGCCGTACAAAGCAGGTGGCCTTCAACGAAGCCAACGGCATCGTGCCCAAGGGTGTGGTCAAAGACATCACTGACATCCTTGAGGGCGCCACGGTACCGGGCGCGCGCAGCAAGAAGCGCAAAGGAATGGCCAAGGCGGCGGAGGAGGCTGCGCGTTACGAGGCCGAACTCAAGACGCCTGGCGAAATCACCAAGCGCATCAAGGTGTTGGAAGAGAAGATGTTCCAGATGGCGCGCGACCTCGAATTCGAAGCCGCCGCACAGTTGCGCGACGAGATTGGACAGCTGCGTGCACGGTTGATCAGCAGTTGA
- the gltX gene encoding glutamate--tRNA ligase — protein MTTVRTRIAPSPTGDPHVGTAYIALFNYCFAKQHGGEFILRIEDTDQLRSTRESEQQIFDALRWLGIEWNEGPDVGGPHGPYRQSERGEIYARYAKELVDTGHAFYCFCTAQELDQMRAEQMARGETPRYDGRALKLSDEEVQRRLAAGEPHVIRMKVPSEGICVVPDMLRGDVEIPWDRMDMQVLMKNDGLPTYFLANVVDDHLMGITHVLRGEEWLPSAPKLIKLYEYFGWEQPKLCYMPLLRNPDKSKLSKRKNPTSVTFYERMGFMPEAMLNYLGRMGWSMPDEREKFSLAEMVEHFDLSRISLGGPIFDIEKLSWLNGQWLRDLPVEDFAARVQQWAFNSDYMMKIAPHVQGRVETFSQIAPLAGFFFEGALKLDAKLFEHKKLTPEQVRQVMQLILWKLESLRQWEKERITGCIQAVVDALGLKLRDAMPLMFASISGQASSVSVLDAMEILGPDLTRYRLRQALELLGGVSKKENKEWEKLLASIA, from the coding sequence ATGACCACCGTTCGCACGCGCATCGCGCCATCGCCTACCGGCGACCCCCATGTCGGCACCGCCTACATCGCTCTGTTCAACTACTGCTTCGCCAAGCAGCACGGCGGCGAATTCATTCTGCGTATCGAAGACACCGATCAGTTGCGTTCGACCCGTGAGTCCGAGCAGCAGATCTTCGATGCCCTGCGCTGGCTGGGAATCGAGTGGAACGAAGGTCCGGATGTCGGTGGTCCGCATGGCCCATATCGGCAGAGCGAGCGTGGCGAAATCTACGCGCGCTATGCCAAGGAATTGGTCGATACCGGTCACGCTTTCTATTGCTTCTGCACGGCGCAAGAGCTGGATCAGATGCGCGCCGAACAGATGGCCCGCGGCGAGACGCCCCGCTATGACGGGCGTGCGCTCAAGCTCAGTGATGAGGAGGTCCAGCGCCGTCTGGCGGCAGGCGAGCCTCATGTGATCCGCATGAAGGTGCCCAGCGAAGGTATCTGCGTGGTGCCGGACATGCTGCGTGGCGATGTCGAGATTCCGTGGGACCGCATGGACATGCAGGTGCTGATGAAGAACGACGGTCTGCCCACCTACTTCCTGGCCAATGTGGTCGATGATCACCTGATGGGGATCACCCACGTCTTGCGCGGTGAGGAATGGCTGCCTTCGGCGCCGAAGCTGATCAAACTCTACGAGTATTTCGGTTGGGAACAGCCCAAGCTGTGTTACATGCCGCTGCTGCGTAATCCAGACAAATCCAAGCTGTCAAAGCGCAAGAATCCGACCTCCGTCACCTTTTACGAGCGCATGGGCTTCATGCCCGAGGCGATGCTCAATTACTTGGGGCGCATGGGTTGGTCGATGCCCGACGAGCGCGAGAAGTTCTCCCTGGCGGAAATGGTCGAGCACTTCGATCTCTCGCGCATCTCGCTGGGTGGGCCGATCTTCGATATCGAGAAGCTGTCCTGGCTCAATGGCCAGTGGCTGCGTGATCTGCCGGTCGAAGACTTCGCTGCGCGTGTGCAACAGTGGGCGTTCAACTCCGACTACATGATGAAAATCGCCCCGCACGTTCAAGGTCGGGTGGAAACGTTCAGTCAGATTGCGCCGTTGGCCGGTTTCTTCTTTGAAGGTGCGCTCAAGCTCGATGCCAAGCTGTTCGAGCACAAGAAGCTGACGCCTGAGCAGGTCCGCCAGGTGATGCAGTTGATCTTGTGGAAACTCGAAAGTTTGCGTCAGTGGGAAAAAGAGCGCATCACTGGCTGTATCCAGGCAGTCGTCGACGCGCTTGGCTTGAAGTTGCGTGACGCCATGCCGCTGATGTTCGCTTCGATTTCCGGTCAGGCCAGTTCGGTGTCGGTGCTTGATGCCATGGAGATTCTTGGCCCTGACCTCACGCGCTATCGCTTGCGGCAGGCGCTGGAGTTGCTGGGGGGCGTGTCCAAGAAAGAAAACAAGGAGTGGGAAAAGCTCCTCGCCAGTATCGCCTGA